A part of Roseitalea porphyridii genomic DNA contains:
- the dddP gene encoding dimethylsulfonioproprionate lyase DddP, which yields MNIEPGLSSSNRKIDPARRRATHLFRPDGSPVDPDRIEIGPTDTAFAEWAALGLAIPNLDRMRRFRLDRTVAEINRRGYGGVLLFDPLNIRYASDSSNMHVWIAHNPARAVFVGADGHMVLWDYKRCEHLSAHLPLIGDIRSGAGLFYFVAGDRADDLAADFAAQVADLMDAHGNGGRRIAVDKMELHGAAALAARGLQIGSGQEVMEHARLIKGDDEIAAMRCAIATCEIAMAAMEKACAPGIAETELWAILHAENIARGGEWIETRILSSGPRTNPWFQEAGPRRLQTGDLLAFDTDLIGPYGMCCDMSRTWFVGDGTPTAEQREAYAVAHDHVMSNMELLRPGVTFSELSHLAKPLPEAYRAQRYGVVMHGVGLCDEFPSIYYREDFIEGAFDYPLEPGMVLCVECYAGKVGGRDGVKLEDQVLITETGHQNLSSYPFDARLLG from the coding sequence ATGAACATCGAACCGGGCCTTTCGAGCTCCAATCGCAAGATCGATCCGGCGCGCCGGCGGGCGACGCACCTTTTCCGGCCGGACGGATCGCCGGTCGACCCGGACCGGATCGAGATCGGGCCGACCGATACGGCCTTCGCCGAATGGGCCGCGCTCGGGCTCGCGATCCCGAACCTCGACCGGATGCGGCGTTTCCGGCTCGACCGCACGGTCGCCGAGATCAACCGGCGCGGCTATGGCGGCGTGCTGCTGTTCGATCCGCTCAACATCCGTTACGCCTCGGACTCCTCGAACATGCATGTGTGGATCGCCCACAATCCGGCGCGGGCGGTGTTCGTGGGCGCGGACGGGCACATGGTGCTGTGGGACTACAAGCGTTGCGAGCACCTGTCGGCGCATCTGCCGCTGATCGGCGACATCCGCTCGGGGGCCGGGCTGTTCTATTTCGTCGCCGGCGACCGGGCCGACGATCTGGCCGCCGATTTCGCCGCCCAGGTCGCCGACCTGATGGACGCGCACGGCAATGGCGGCCGGCGCATCGCCGTCGACAAGATGGAACTGCACGGAGCGGCCGCGCTGGCCGCGCGCGGGCTTCAGATCGGTTCGGGCCAGGAGGTGATGGAGCACGCGCGGCTGATCAAGGGCGACGACGAGATCGCCGCCATGCGCTGCGCCATCGCCACCTGCGAGATCGCCATGGCGGCCATGGAGAAGGCCTGCGCGCCGGGCATCGCCGAGACCGAATTGTGGGCGATCCTGCATGCCGAGAACATCGCGCGCGGCGGCGAATGGATCGAGACGCGGATCCTCAGTTCCGGTCCCCGTACCAATCCCTGGTTCCAGGAGGCGGGCCCGCGCCGGCTGCAGACGGGCGATCTTCTGGCCTTCGACACCGACCTGATCGGACCCTACGGCATGTGCTGCGACATGAGCCGGACATGGTTCGTCGGCGACGGCACACCGACCGCCGAACAGCGGGAGGCCTATGCGGTCGCCCATGATCACGTCATGTCGAACATGGAGCTGCTGCGCCCCGGCGTGACCTTTTCCGAACTGTCCCATCTCGCCAAGCCGCTGCCCGAGGCCTATCGCGCCCAGCGCTATGGCGTGGTCATGCACGGCGTGGGCCTGTGCGACGAGTTCCCCTCGATCTACTACCGCGAGGATTTCATCGAGGGCGCGTTCGACTATCCGCTTGAGCCGGGCATGGTGCTGTGCGTGGAATGCTATGCCGGCAAGGTCGGCGGGCGCGACGGGGTCAAGCTCGAGGACCAGGTGCTGATCACCGAGACGGGTCACCAGAACCTGTCGTCCTATCCGTTCGACGCGCGTTTGCTGGGTTAG
- a CDS encoding AraC family transcriptional regulator has translation MPTTTEQGPRPRYLGETIRPAAGERYGWHSHEFGQLISAASGSMYVGTPERVLLLSPAMAVWIPPDVDHWMRYGANNEMLYVDVNRREASRLGAQCRVMAMTPLLAALIGATMPAGTHARAPRHNEVLHDLLRQELVSAADVPLSVVMPRDRRIAGAAGAALDDPRAIGSTGAWLAGIAASRKTVERLFVAETGMTPSRWLRHVRVLHAISLLASGDKVSAVAADMGYESASAFSYMFRRTLGMSPSDVGNATGPRR, from the coding sequence ATGCCGACCACCACCGAACAAGGGCCCCGACCACGCTATCTGGGCGAGACCATCCGCCCGGCCGCCGGCGAACGCTATGGCTGGCACAGCCACGAATTCGGGCAGCTCATCTCGGCCGCCTCGGGGTCGATGTATGTGGGCACGCCGGAGCGCGTCCTGCTTCTGAGCCCGGCGATGGCGGTGTGGATTCCGCCCGATGTCGATCACTGGATGCGCTACGGCGCCAACAACGAGATGCTCTATGTGGACGTGAACCGGCGCGAGGCGTCACGGCTCGGCGCGCAATGCCGGGTGATGGCGATGACGCCGCTTCTTGCCGCGCTGATCGGCGCCACCATGCCTGCAGGAACGCACGCGCGCGCCCCGCGCCACAACGAGGTGCTGCACGATCTGCTGCGCCAGGAACTGGTTTCTGCCGCCGACGTGCCGCTGTCGGTCGTCATGCCGCGCGACCGGCGCATCGCGGGTGCGGCAGGGGCCGCGCTCGACGATCCGCGCGCGATCGGTTCGACCGGGGCGTGGCTCGCCGGTATCGCCGCCAGCCGCAAGACGGTCGAGCGCCTGTTCGTCGCCGAGACCGGCATGACGCCCTCGCGCTGGCTGCGCCATGTGCGCGTGCTGCACGCCATCTCGCTGCTTGCATCGGGCGACAAGGTCAGCGCGGTCGCCGCCGACATGGGCTACGAATCGGCGAGCGCGTTCAGCTACATGTTCCGCCGCACGCTCGGCATGAGCCCGAGCGACGTCGGCAACGCCACCGGCCCCCGCCGCTGA
- a CDS encoding MFS transporter yields MQQRTFLTWFAVGHLANDWPIAALWLIVPTAGIAMDLSPTEIGLLFTLINVGGALAYLPAGIVADQVADRGRLLVATFWWVAIGYGVAAAAPGYLTLAAMLALAGMGNAAWHPIATGVLTRRCSEQPAQALGIHAIGGSLAEVLAPVSVGLLLAHLDWRAALAVCVLPTLLVGLCFPRVARAVPRVEKTAVRGPDMAELLATWRRRDGLRLVAMICLYNMALMALLSMIPLYLVAAHALTPAAAGFVFSALLLTGAVAQPFVGRLSDMAGRRPVLVAGNLTAALAGAALVLQPPFAVMLAAMTVAVAALDSIRAAMLAAAVDRAGRREATTLGFAFALMDGVGALGALLAGIAAGLSWPHMFALAAGLSLAAAALGYATDFSRPADAARR; encoded by the coding sequence ATGCAGCAGAGGACGTTCCTGACATGGTTCGCCGTCGGCCATTTGGCCAATGACTGGCCGATCGCCGCGCTGTGGCTGATCGTGCCGACCGCCGGCATCGCCATGGACCTGTCGCCGACCGAGATCGGCCTTCTGTTCACGCTGATCAATGTGGGCGGCGCGCTCGCCTATCTGCCGGCCGGCATCGTCGCCGACCAAGTGGCGGACCGGGGGCGGCTGCTGGTCGCCACCTTCTGGTGGGTGGCGATCGGCTACGGCGTTGCGGCGGCCGCGCCCGGCTATCTCACGCTCGCGGCGATGCTCGCCCTTGCGGGCATGGGCAATGCGGCCTGGCACCCGATCGCGACCGGGGTGCTGACGCGCCGTTGCAGCGAGCAGCCCGCCCAGGCGCTCGGAATCCACGCGATCGGCGGGTCGCTCGCCGAGGTGCTGGCGCCGGTCTCGGTCGGCCTGCTGCTCGCTCATCTCGACTGGCGCGCGGCCCTGGCCGTCTGCGTGCTTCCGACGCTGCTGGTCGGACTTTGTTTCCCGCGCGTTGCGCGGGCCGTGCCCCGCGTCGAAAAGACGGCGGTTCGCGGGCCGGACATGGCCGAACTGCTGGCGACGTGGCGCCGCCGCGACGGCCTGCGGCTGGTGGCGATGATCTGCCTCTACAACATGGCGCTGATGGCGCTTTTGAGCATGATCCCGCTCTATCTGGTGGCCGCGCACGCGCTGACGCCGGCGGCGGCCGGCTTCGTCTTTTCGGCGCTTCTGCTGACCGGGGCGGTGGCGCAGCCCTTCGTCGGGCGGCTTTCGGACATGGCCGGCCGGCGCCCGGTGCTGGTGGCCGGCAACCTGACGGCGGCGCTCGCCGGAGCCGCGCTCGTGCTCCAGCCGCCGTTCGCGGTGATGCTGGCGGCGATGACGGTCGCGGTCGCCGCGCTCGATTCGATCCGGGCGGCGATGCTGGCGGCCGCCGTCGACCGGGCCGGTAGGCGCGAAGCCACCACGCTCGGGTTCGCCTTCGCGCTGATGGACGGCGTCGGCGCGCTCGGCGCGCTGCTGGCGGGCATCGCGGCGGGCCTGTCATGGCCGCACATGTTCGCACTCGCGGCCGGCCTCTCGCTCGCCGCCGCGGCCCTTGGCTACGCGACCGACTTCTCGCGTCCGGCGGACGCCGCCCGACGCTGA
- the murB gene encoding UDP-N-acetylmuramate dehydrogenase, translated as MSRSDGETLLERLRPLLPETRGRLKANAPMSEITWFRTGGPAELLFQPADEDDLAAFLAALPDDVPVTVIGVGSNLLVRDGGIRGVVVRLSAKGFGSIEVLGDNRIRAGAAVPDKRLAAAAREAGIGGFHHYHGIPGSVGGALRMNAGANGVETRERVVEVRAVDRQGRKHVITGEEMGYAYRHSSAAPDLIFTGATFEGYAEDRAVIGKLMDEVQAHRETVQPIREKTGGSTFKNPPDSSAWKQIDAAGCRGLTIGGAQMSPLHCNFMLNTGGATSHDLELLGETVRTRVLDHSGIRLDWEIKRIGEFAEDDEPVQPFLGRLL; from the coding sequence ATGAGCCGGTCCGATGGCGAGACGCTGCTCGAACGGCTTCGGCCGCTGCTGCCGGAAACGCGCGGCCGGCTGAAGGCCAACGCGCCGATGAGCGAGATCACCTGGTTCCGCACCGGCGGGCCGGCCGAACTTCTGTTCCAGCCCGCCGACGAGGATGATCTGGCCGCCTTCCTTGCCGCCCTGCCGGACGATGTGCCGGTCACGGTGATCGGCGTGGGCTCGAACCTGCTTGTCCGCGACGGCGGCATCCGGGGTGTCGTCGTGCGGCTGTCGGCCAAGGGCTTCGGATCGATCGAGGTGCTCGGCGACAACCGGATAAGGGCGGGCGCGGCGGTGCCCGACAAGCGGCTGGCGGCGGCCGCGCGCGAAGCGGGCATCGGCGGGTTTCACCACTATCACGGCATTCCCGGCTCGGTCGGCGGGGCGCTGCGGATGAATGCGGGCGCGAACGGCGTCGAGACCCGCGAGCGCGTGGTCGAGGTCCGGGCGGTCGACCGGCAGGGGCGCAAGCACGTCATCACCGGGGAGGAGATGGGCTATGCCTATCGCCATTCGTCCGCCGCGCCGGACCTGATCTTCACCGGGGCGACGTTTGAGGGCTATGCCGAGGACAGGGCGGTGATCGGCAAGCTGATGGACGAGGTTCAGGCGCATCGCGAGACGGTCCAGCCGATCCGGGAGAAGACGGGCGGATCGACCTTCAAGAACCCGCCGGACAGCTCGGCCTGGAAACAGATCGACGCCGCCGGCTGCCGGGGCCTGACGATCGGCGGCGCGCAGATGTCGCCGCTGCACTGCAACTTCATGCTCAACACGGGCGGCGCGACCAGCCACGATCTGGAACTGCTCGGCGAGACGGTGCGCACGCGCGTGCTCGACCATTCGGGCATCCGGCTCGACTGGGAGATCAAGCGGATCGGCGAGTTCGCCGAGGACGACGAGCCGGTGCAGCCGTTCCTGGGCCGGCTTCTCTAA
- a CDS encoding D-alanine--D-alanine ligase gives MSKKHVAVLMGGFSSERPVSLASGGECAAELERAGYPVTRVDVDRNLSARLAELRPDVVFNALHGPYGEDGTVQGILEYLQIPYTHSGVLASAVTMDKDLSKRLAKTFGIPVAESKVMDRHQIGSRHPMQPPYVVKPVAEGSSFGVVIVDANQSHPPQIITSDEWAYGDRVMVERYVHGRELTCAVMGDVALGVTEIIPQGHAFYDYDSKYVPGGSKHVCPAEISPNIYQQVTKLALKAHQAFGCRGVTRSDFRYDDRFSENGELIWLEINTQPGMTATSLVPEIALAAGHSFAELLEWMVEDASCMR, from the coding sequence ATGAGCAAGAAACACGTCGCCGTGCTGATGGGCGGCTTTTCGTCGGAACGGCCGGTGAGCCTGGCCTCGGGCGGCGAATGCGCGGCCGAGCTCGAACGGGCCGGCTACCCGGTCACGCGCGTCGACGTGGACCGGAACCTGTCGGCGCGGCTCGCCGAACTCAGGCCCGACGTCGTCTTCAACGCGCTGCACGGCCCCTATGGCGAGGACGGCACGGTGCAGGGCATCCTCGAATATCTGCAGATCCCCTACACCCATTCGGGCGTGCTCGCCTCGGCGGTGACGATGGACAAGGACCTGTCAAAGCGGCTGGCGAAGACGTTCGGCATACCGGTCGCCGAGTCGAAGGTGATGGACCGGCACCAGATCGGCTCGCGCCATCCGATGCAGCCGCCCTACGTGGTCAAGCCGGTCGCCGAGGGGTCGAGCTTCGGCGTCGTGATCGTCGACGCCAACCAGTCCCATCCGCCGCAGATCATCACCTCGGACGAATGGGCCTATGGCGACCGGGTGATGGTCGAGCGCTACGTGCACGGGCGCGAGCTGACCTGTGCCGTTATGGGCGACGTGGCGCTCGGGGTGACCGAAATCATCCCGCAGGGACACGCCTTCTACGACTATGATTCCAAATATGTTCCGGGCGGTTCAAAACATGTCTGTCCGGCGGAAATTTCACCAAATATTTACCAACAGGTAACGAAACTGGCGCTCAAAGCACATCAGGCATTCGGATGCCGGGGCGTGACGCGTTCGGATTTCCGTTATGACGACCGGTTCTCGGAAAACGGAGAGCTGATCTGGCTGGAAATCAACACGCAACCGGGCATGACCGCGACGTCACTGGTCCCGGAAATCGCGCTGGCGGCCGGGCACTCCTTCGCCGAACTGCTTGAATGGATGGTGGAGGACGCATCTTGCATGCGTTGA
- a CDS encoding DNA helicase — protein sequence MRLSAPIYRLKQQARILARRNALPLHAALDRLAVDEGFRSWSHLATTASARSPAAVILSRLEPGDLILLGARPGHGKTLLGLELASCATQLGRKGFFFTLDYHAGEVAGLLSMLGINPAPEPDGTVVDTSDEVSADYIVSSLKRFEERVIVVVDYLQILDQKRTNPGLEDQIASLRRYVKAEEAICVVIAQIDRSFDLSGRPMPEMSDVRLPNPLDLSAFDKVCFLHNGRIQIDQAA from the coding sequence ATGCGCCTTTCAGCTCCCATTTATCGATTGAAGCAACAAGCCAGGATTCTGGCGCGCCGGAACGCTTTGCCTTTGCACGCGGCGTTGGATCGGCTGGCGGTCGATGAGGGCTTCCGAAGCTGGAGCCATCTTGCAACGACGGCTTCGGCAAGAAGCCCTGCCGCCGTCATTCTTTCGCGGCTCGAACCCGGCGATCTAATCCTTCTTGGGGCAAGGCCCGGCCATGGTAAGACACTGCTCGGACTCGAACTGGCGTCATGTGCGACCCAGCTTGGCCGGAAGGGTTTCTTCTTCACGCTGGATTATCACGCAGGCGAGGTTGCGGGTCTGCTTTCGATGCTCGGCATCAATCCCGCGCCCGAACCGGACGGCACGGTCGTCGACACATCGGACGAAGTGTCGGCAGACTACATAGTCAGCTCCCTGAAACGGTTCGAGGAACGGGTCATTGTGGTGGTCGATTACCTTCAGATCCTTGATCAGAAGCGCACCAATCCGGGCCTCGAAGACCAGATCGCGAGCTTGCGGCGATACGTTAAGGCTGAAGAAGCAATCTGTGTGGTCATTGCGCAGATTGACAGGTCGTTCGATCTGAGTGGCAGGCCCATGCCCGAAATGTCGGATGTTCGCCTGCCCAACCCGCTCGACCTGTCGGCGTTCGACAAGGTTTGCTTTCTGCACAACGGCCGGATTCAGATCGATCAGGCTGCCTAG
- a CDS encoding aKG-HExxH-type peptide beta-hydroxylase: MPAFEPLRETAGCALPGMLVDAPVGPVRSNFDANIQSHFPSTLPVSETQRDAVGSEIDAACTLYKGAFPLAFLDETGRERPFISEIQIGHSVRDDEVLTASSAGAPGAVIVVANWPLEKPIRLASLLVHEAMHQALYVRERLANPVRPGSLGYSPWKNTLRPGRMVWHAFWTFSTQLAFLHEFVRALPENRRVDPGLAEFVADMWARLEICIDSVRGFELVDDDEEKTMTTVFRASEDRLAQSRSQELEDAIAKRRADVETEFAAWRSSMLSEAGTA; encoded by the coding sequence GTGCCGGCCTTCGAACCACTCCGTGAGACGGCCGGCTGCGCCCTGCCGGGAATGCTGGTGGATGCTCCGGTCGGCCCGGTCAGGTCGAACTTCGACGCCAACATTCAGAGCCATTTCCCGTCGACGCTTCCTGTTTCCGAAACCCAACGAGATGCCGTCGGCTCGGAGATCGACGCCGCCTGCACGCTCTACAAGGGCGCGTTTCCGCTGGCGTTTCTCGATGAGACGGGGCGGGAGCGGCCGTTCATTTCCGAGATCCAGATCGGCCACAGCGTCCGTGACGACGAGGTCCTGACGGCGTCGTCGGCCGGTGCGCCGGGCGCGGTCATCGTCGTCGCGAACTGGCCGCTCGAAAAGCCGATCCGCCTGGCGTCGCTGCTCGTCCATGAGGCGATGCACCAGGCACTGTATGTCCGCGAGCGTCTGGCCAATCCGGTCCGACCCGGATCGCTCGGCTATTCGCCCTGGAAGAACACGCTCCGGCCGGGTCGCATGGTCTGGCATGCGTTCTGGACGTTCTCGACGCAGCTGGCGTTTCTTCACGAATTCGTTCGGGCGCTGCCGGAGAACCGCCGCGTGGACCCCGGGCTTGCCGAATTCGTGGCCGACATGTGGGCCAGGCTGGAGATTTGCATCGACAGCGTCCGTGGATTCGAACTGGTTGACGACGATGAGGAGAAGACCATGACGACCGTGTTTCGGGCGTCGGAAGACAGGCTCGCGCAATCGCGTTCGCAAGAGCTCGAAGACGCCATTGCGAAACGGCGAGCCGACGTCGAGACAGAATTCGCCGCGTGGAGATCATCCATGCTCAGCGAGGCAGGCACCGCGTGA
- the murC gene encoding UDP-N-acetylmuramate--L-alanine ligase, with product MKMPQNIGTVHFVGIGGIGMSGIAEVLHNLGYQVQGSDQADGANQQRLRDKGIAVFVGHDAAHLGEAEVVVVSTAIKPDNPELVAAREKLLPIVRRAEMLAEIMRFRNAIAIGGTHGKTTTTSMVATLLEAGGLDPTVINGGIINAYGTNARMGEGEWMVVEADESDGTFLKLPAEIAVITNIDPEHLDHYGSFQAVRDAFKQFIENVPFYGFGVCCIDHAEVQALVSRVTDRRLVTYGQNPQADVRFSPRGMDGATSLFDVTVRDRKTGATMALDGLRLPMPGTHNVSNATAAIAVAQQLGMSAEAIKEGLMAFGGVKRRFTHTGDWNGVRIFDDYGHHPVEIKAVLGAARQAAGTHRVFAVMQPHRFTRLHDLFDDFAACFNEADTVLVAPVYAAGETPIEGVDSGELVSRMKAGGHRDARLIEGPDAVAPVIRAEAGPGDHVIYLGAGSITQWAYALPKELAGEAAA from the coding sequence ATGAAGATGCCGCAGAACATCGGAACGGTGCACTTTGTCGGCATCGGCGGCATCGGCATGAGCGGCATCGCCGAGGTGCTGCACAATCTGGGATATCAGGTGCAGGGCTCCGACCAGGCCGACGGCGCCAACCAGCAGCGCCTGCGCGACAAGGGCATCGCGGTGTTCGTCGGCCATGACGCGGCCCATCTGGGCGAGGCGGAAGTCGTCGTCGTCTCGACCGCGATCAAGCCGGACAATCCCGAACTGGTCGCCGCCCGCGAGAAGCTCCTGCCGATCGTCCGCCGCGCCGAGATGCTCGCCGAGATCATGCGGTTCCGCAACGCCATCGCGATCGGCGGCACGCACGGCAAGACCACCACCACGTCGATGGTCGCCACGCTTCTGGAAGCCGGCGGGCTCGATCCGACCGTGATCAATGGCGGCATCATCAACGCCTACGGCACCAATGCGCGCATGGGCGAGGGCGAATGGATGGTGGTCGAGGCCGACGAGAGCGACGGCACCTTCCTCAAGCTGCCCGCCGAGATCGCGGTGATCACCAACATCGATCCCGAGCATCTGGACCATTACGGCTCGTTCCAGGCGGTGCGCGACGCCTTCAAGCAGTTCATCGAGAACGTGCCGTTCTACGGTTTCGGCGTCTGCTGCATCGACCATGCCGAGGTGCAGGCGCTGGTCAGCCGCGTCACCGACCGCCGGCTCGTCACATACGGGCAGAACCCGCAGGCGGATGTGCGGTTTTCGCCGCGCGGCATGGACGGCGCCACCTCGCTGTTCGACGTGACGGTCCGCGACCGCAAGACGGGCGCGACGATGGCGCTCGACGGGCTGCGCCTGCCGATGCCCGGCACGCATAACGTCTCGAACGCCACGGCGGCGATCGCGGTGGCGCAGCAGCTCGGCATGAGCGCCGAGGCGATCAAGGAAGGGTTGATGGCGTTCGGCGGGGTCAAGCGGCGCTTCACCCACACCGGCGACTGGAACGGCGTGCGCATCTTCGACGATTACGGACACCACCCCGTCGAGATCAAGGCGGTGCTCGGCGCCGCGCGCCAGGCGGCCGGCACGCACCGGGTCTTCGCGGTGATGCAGCCGCATCGCTTCACAAGGCTGCACGACCTGTTCGACGATTTCGCCGCCTGCTTCAACGAGGCCGACACCGTACTGGTCGCGCCGGTCTATGCGGCGGGCGAAACGCCGATCGAGGGTGTCGATTCGGGCGAACTGGTCAGCCGGATGAAGGCGGGTGGGCACCGCGACGCGCGCCTGATCGAGGGGCCGGACGCCGTCGCGCCGGTGATCCGCGCGGAGGCGGGACCTGGCGATCATGTGATCTATCTGGGCGCGGGCAGCATCACCCAGTGGGCCTACGCGCTGCCGAAGGAGCTGGCCGGCGAGGCGGCGGCATGA
- a CDS encoding cell division protein FtsQ/DivIB: MHALTGHRSRRKEGGAPGRGGRILPRALRRPVRFAGRLVSGRVDVPPRFELFLFGTVLGGAILYGSILGGQFGDAVEATTAAAGFAVEEIELSGNAHTSVDQVFGALGLHGRRSLVSIDPAEARTALKGLPWIESARVAKVYPSKLVVEVSERTPFAVWQTGEALSVIERDGTVIGGYAADPRLAALPLLVGKGADETGAGFVATIAGYPEIAERVRAHIRVGQRRWDIRLDNGITVRLPEAGVERALERLVAMQAELGLFERDLAAIDLRLDDRTVFALTDNALETRQAAIEARDKARAERARGSAI, from the coding sequence TTGCATGCGTTGACGGGACATCGGAGCAGGCGGAAGGAAGGCGGCGCGCCCGGGCGCGGCGGCCGCATCCTGCCGCGCGCGCTGCGGCGACCGGTCCGGTTCGCCGGACGGCTCGTCTCGGGCCGCGTCGACGTGCCGCCGCGCTTCGAGCTTTTCCTGTTCGGCACGGTGCTCGGCGGCGCGATCCTCTATGGCTCGATCTTGGGCGGCCAGTTCGGCGACGCGGTCGAGGCGACCACAGCGGCGGCCGGTTTCGCGGTCGAGGAGATCGAGCTTTCGGGCAACGCCCATACCTCGGTCGACCAGGTGTTCGGCGCACTCGGCCTGCACGGCCGGCGGTCGCTGGTGTCGATCGATCCGGCCGAGGCGCGCACCGCGCTCAAGGGCCTGCCATGGATCGAGAGCGCGCGCGTCGCCAAGGTCTATCCGTCCAAGCTGGTCGTCGAGGTCAGCGAGCGCACCCCGTTCGCCGTCTGGCAGACCGGCGAGGCGCTGTCGGTGATCGAGCGCGACGGCACGGTGATCGGCGGCTATGCGGCCGACCCGCGCCTTGCCGCGCTGCCGCTGCTGGTCGGCAAGGGCGCCGACGAGACCGGCGCCGGGTTCGTCGCCACCATCGCCGGCTATCCGGAGATCGCGGAGCGCGTGCGCGCCCATATCCGCGTCGGCCAGCGGCGCTGGGACATCAGACTCGACAACGGCATCACGGTGCGGCTGCCCGAGGCCGGCGTCGAACGGGCGCTGGAGAGGCTCGTCGCCATGCAGGCCGAACTGGGCCTGTTCGAGCGCGATCTGGCCGCCATCGACCTCAGGCTCGACGACCGCACCGTGTTCGCGCTGACCGACAATGCGCTCGAGACGCGCCAGGCGGCGATCGAGGCGCGCGACAAGGCGCGTGCCGAACGCGCCCGTGGGAGCGCGATCTGA
- a CDS encoding MATE family efflux transporter, whose amino-acid sequence MSTVTNTHASAPAPMGWPAHARATLALGVPLVGSQLGAMLLNTTDTVMLGWYGVTELAAGVIATQVFHTVMMFGGGFAFAVIPMAASAEGQGDVTQVRRSVRMGLWVVGAFCALMMPILWFTEPLLLALGQEPQVAGLAQAYMRIAQFSLFPVLFWLTLRSFLTVIDSTRVVFVATMAGVVLNAFVNWLLIFGNWGFPELGIRGSAIATIGTNVLIFGWLAAFCAINGRARPYELFVRFWRPDWPAFGEVFRIGLPISTMVTAETGMFIFSSIFMGWLGVVALAAHGIAIQLASLAFMVPLGMAQAATARVGYFHGRGDRTGLDRAAGTVMAMCLTFAATSAALFFIAPETLIGLFLDDTNADTGAVLAYAVPLLFVAACFQLVDSAQAIGAALLRGLKDTRVPMIIAIIAYWPVGLFLGWLLGFPLGLGGIGVWVGLASGLLVAAVLLNHRFFVVRPNM is encoded by the coding sequence ATGAGCACAGTGACGAACACGCACGCTTCGGCGCCCGCGCCGATGGGATGGCCCGCCCATGCGCGCGCCACGCTGGCGCTCGGCGTGCCGCTGGTCGGCAGCCAGCTCGGCGCGATGCTGCTCAACACGACCGACACGGTGATGCTCGGCTGGTACGGCGTGACCGAACTGGCCGCCGGCGTCATCGCCACACAGGTCTTCCATACCGTGATGATGTTCGGCGGCGGGTTCGCCTTCGCCGTCATCCCGATGGCGGCGTCGGCGGAAGGGCAGGGCGACGTCACCCAGGTGCGCCGGTCGGTGCGCATGGGCCTTTGGGTCGTCGGCGCGTTCTGCGCGCTGATGATGCCGATCCTGTGGTTCACCGAACCGCTGCTGCTGGCGCTCGGCCAGGAGCCGCAGGTGGCCGGGCTCGCCCAGGCCTATATGCGCATCGCCCAGTTCTCGCTGTTCCCGGTGCTGTTCTGGCTGACGCTGCGCAGCTTCCTGACGGTCATCGACAGCACCCGCGTCGTGTTCGTCGCGACGATGGCCGGGGTGGTGCTGAACGCGTTCGTCAACTGGCTGCTGATCTTCGGAAACTGGGGGTTTCCGGAGCTCGGCATTCGCGGCTCGGCGATCGCCACGATCGGCACCAACGTGCTCATCTTCGGCTGGCTCGCCGCCTTTTGCGCGATCAATGGGCGGGCGCGGCCATATGAACTGTTCGTCCGGTTCTGGCGGCCGGACTGGCCGGCGTTCGGCGAGGTGTTCCGCATCGGCCTGCCGATCTCGACCATGGTCACCGCCGAAACCGGCATGTTCATCTTCTCGTCGATCTTCATGGGCTGGCTGGGCGTGGTCGCGCTGGCCGCGCACGGCATCGCCATCCAGCTCGCCTCGCTCGCCTTCATGGTTCCGCTCGGCATGGCCCAGGCGGCGACCGCGCGCGTGGGCTATTTCCACGGCCGGGGAGACCGGACCGGGCTCGACCGTGCGGCGGGAACCGTCATGGCGATGTGCCTGACATTTGCGGCGACCAGCGCGGCGCTGTTCTTCATCGCGCCCGAAACGCTGATCGGGCTGTTCCTCGATGACACCAACGCCGACACGGGCGCGGTGCTCGCCTATGCGGTGCCGCTCCTGTTCGTCGCCGCGTGCTTCCAGCTCGTCGACAGCGCCCAGGCGATCGGCGCGGCGCTGCTGCGCGGGCTCAAGGACACGCGGGTGCCGATGATCATCGCGATCATCGCCTACTGGCCGGTGGGTCTGTTCCTGGGCTGGCTTCTGGGCTTTCCGCTCGGCCTTGGCGGCATCGGCGTCTGGGTGGGTCTTGCCTCGGGCCTTCTGGTCGCCGCCGTGCTGCTCAATCACAGATTCTTCGTCGTCCGCCCCAACATGTGA